GTTAGAAGGACTGCCACCTTCAACACCATAAACAAAGTCGAGCAATTTTTCCTTCGCTTGATGGGGGTCACTTTCGCTCACGGTACAAGTTATTGTTGCATTGGCAGAGGCGATACAAAAAAGGAACGCGATGCTAAAACTGGCTATACATAATGTTAATTTACGGCCCATAAAAACTCCCATACGCACTATAGTTATCGGCACAACAGACCAAATTGTTGCGTGTTTTTTGAAAAAAATAATAGGCTATATATTTCAATCGGTTACGCTATAAGTGTCGGACACTTATTAAATTCATCGTCCCGAATGACCAAATTTCCTAAGCAAAAAGATTTTAAAGAGAGGGTCTGTTATCAGATATCCGGCCTCCGATTGATCCAGAAGTCCCTGTTCCGCAAGGCGCAGGACAGTGGCTTTTGTGGCGGTTGCACTAACACCTGTTGCCTGCAAAAAACGGGTTGAAGACGGCGACGATACCGGTTCCTGATTCGCAAGGGCAAACAATACTTTTTTCTCCTTATGCGAAAAAGTGGTTATTTTTTCGGTATAACGACTCGACTTATTTTCAATAAGCTCCGCCAAATTTTCATGGATGCGTTGTATATTTAGAAAACCTGATTGACCGCTCAGGGTAATCCACTGGCAAAGTTCCTGAATGGAATTTGGAACGTCCCGCATGAGATTGCATATTTCAATAACACCCTTTTCATCAATAGTAAGCTCGGATGGGGCAAATCTTTCCTGCATATAGGGAACCCATTCATTTCTGGGAATTTCTCTGAACTCAATGTCGGTGCCAAAACCATAAAAAGGTTTTGATTCGTCATGAAATATTTCCCGGAGAAAATGTTTTTTCGACCCCAATAAAACAACAGCGGATTTATTGAGGTTCTGTATTTCGGATCGAAGCATCGCTTCCAGCCCCGGAATATGCCGGATATCCTGAAATTCATCCAGCACAAGTAGAGTTTTATATTCTTCGGAGAAATTTTTAATACACATGAATAGTTCTGGCAGTGATCTTTCATCTCTCGCGTGATTACCGGCCAGAGAAACGGTTGGGGCGCCGGAGAGGGGGTCCAAAGCAACCTCAACACGAAAATGTTTTATGTAATTTTGAATATTTTTTATGAAAGACTTGATCTTGGCGCCCTGACTTATGGCCTGTTCAAGCGCGCTCTGAAACCTTAATGTAACATCACCCATGGAATCCACCTGAAGAAAGTCGGCATAGATGACAAGCGATTTTTCCTGCTTCTCCGCAAAATCCGCCATGATGACATTTTTGATTACGGAGGTTTTTCCAAACCGTCTGGGACCGTATATAACGGCCCTGCCGGATGCCATGCAAATTTTGGTCAAAAGCTGGATTTCTTTCCTGCGATCACAGATATCCTCTTTTGACAAAAGCTGGCCAAATTTGAAGACTTTCACGAGCCACAGATTAGCAAAAGACTACAATATAGCAACTAAAATATAGTGACTAAGAAACAGTGTCGGACACCTGAGGGACATTATGGCAACAGTTTCAACAGACGGTCTATCCCCATCACATAGAGGTTTTTGCCTTTCATGGTGCAGTAACCGTCTTTATTTACGACTTGAATTGCAAGCGAAACACCCAGTTTTTCCTTAAAATAAATGAGGTCCGGAGAAACATTTGTCTCTTTTGATTTTGCCTCCACGATCAAAACAAGCCGTCCCCGTTCTGAAATGGCAAAATCAACTTCGCGCCCATCTTTTGTGCGCAGGTAATGCAGTTTGAAAACGCCTTTTCCCCATTCATTCCACGCCGAGACCGCGCGAAAAAGCATAACGGCGACAAAGTTTTCAAATCGGCCGCCTTCATTTTCAACGATTCCCCAGTCCCAAAAATAATACTTGGCTTCTTTACGAATACTGCGCGCAACTTTTATGGTCCACG
The window above is part of the Deltaproteobacteria bacterium genome. Proteins encoded here:
- a CDS encoding ATP-binding protein — its product is MKVFKFGQLLSKEDICDRRKEIQLLTKICMASGRAVIYGPRRFGKTSVIKNVIMADFAEKQEKSLVIYADFLQVDSMGDVTLRFQSALEQAISQGAKIKSFIKNIQNYIKHFRVEVALDPLSGAPTVSLAGNHARDERSLPELFMCIKNFSEEYKTLLVLDEFQDIRHIPGLEAMLRSEIQNLNKSAVVLLGSKKHFLREIFHDESKPFYGFGTDIEFREIPRNEWVPYMQERFAPSELTIDEKGVIEICNLMRDVPNSIQELCQWITLSGQSGFLNIQRIHENLAELIENKSSRYTEKITTFSHKEKKVLFALANQEPVSSPSSTRFLQATGVSATATKATVLRLAEQGLLDQSEAGYLITDPLFKIFLLRKFGHSGR